The Mycolicibacterium aurum genome segment GGCCCTGTTCCTCCCAACCGCGCAGCGCGGCGAACGCCTCGTCGAATCGCCCCCACTCGTCGAGTGCGTTGAACCCTTGCATCAGAGCGGTTTTGGCGAGCAGGTTGACGTAGTTCGCGGGGCCTGGATGCTCGCCGGTGAGATAGCTGGAGATCACCCCGCACAGCACGACGCGCGCCTTGTGCGCGAGTCTGCCCAGTACCGCGTCCAGAATCGGTCCGCCGACGTTGTCGAAGTAGACGTTGACGCCCTGCGGGCAGTGCTTCTTCAGAGCGGCGGGCACATCGTCGTTGCGGTAGTCGATGCATGCGTCGAAACCGAAGTCCTGCACGACTGCCCGGCATTTGTCCGCGCCGCCCGCAATGCCCACCACCCGGGCTCCCGCGATCTTGGCGATCTGGCCCGCCACCGAACCGGTCGCCCCGCCTGCCGCAGACACGACGACGGTCTCACCCGGTTGCGGGCGACCGATGCCGGTCATTCCGAAGTAGGCGGTGGCGCCCGTCGGGCCGTAGATCGACATGACGGCCAGCTGGTCGACCTGCTCGGCGGGCCCCGGTACCGGGGTGGTGAACAGGTCGTCGCGGACGATCGTGTACTCCTGGAAGCCGGTCAGCGTCGTCACGATGTCCCCGACAGCGTAAGCATCGCAACGCGTTTCGATGACCTCGCCGATTCCGGCGGCACGGATGACCTCACCGAGTTGTACCGGTGGCAGGTAACCGGGCTGGTCGTCCAGCCACGTCCGCACGGCGGCGTCCATGCCGACGTACGTCGTGCGGACCAGTGCTTCGCCCTCGGCGGGTTCGGGGGCGGGCGCCGTGACGAGTTCGGTGTCGCCGGGGGCGACCAACCCCTCGGGACGGCGGCGCAGCAAGATCTGGCGGTTCGTCAGCGTCGACACGAGCCAAGAACCTACCGAAGGCGGACCGCTGCCGGACGCGGTTCCGGCACTACACGCGCCACAGCGCCTCCTGTGTTGTGGTGGCTATCAGCGCGCCGCCGGCGTCGTAGAGCGAGCCGTGCACTAGTCCGCGGGAGTCTCCGACGTTGAGCGGATGCACCTCATACCGGTGCCAGTCGTGCGGCACGAACGGCCGGTGGAACCACACCGAATGGTCCAGGCTCGCCGCGTAACCGGTGTCCGGATCCAGCGGCACGCCGCTGGGTCGCGCCACCGGGACCGGACCGAAGTCGGACATGAACGTCAGTGTGCAGGCGCGGGTCAGCGGATCGTCCTCGATCTCGGCCCGCGTGCGGATCCAGAACGGCGGCACCGCGAATACGGAGTCGTCGTCGGCCGTGGTGCGGATCTCGAAACGATCGGCGTACTCGATGTCGGGTTCCTTGGCGCGGGCCTCGGCCAAAGACACCGACGGCGCGTGTGGCGGGTGCTCGTCGGGCCCGGGCTCCGGGGCGTGGAATGACGCGATCATCTCCAGGATCACCGCACCCTCCTGGACGGCGGTGACCCGGCGGGTGTCGAACGACCGACCGTCGCGGGTGCGTTCGACGTGTACCTCCACGTCGACGTGATAGCGCCCGCCGCGCACGAAGTACAGGTGCAACGACTGAGGCAGCTTGTGGGGCTCGACGGTGGCACCCGCGGCGGCAAGCGACTGCGCAGCGATGAGGCCGCCGAACAATCGCGGTCCCGGGCCCGCGCCGGGCTGCGACGTGACGAAGGTGTCGCCGCGGCGCTCGAACTGCAGGAGCTGCGCGATCCAGCTCACGTCGACACCTGTCATCAGGTGCTGACCCTATCGGCTGGCGAAGTACTTCTCCCCGTCGGCGGCCGCTCGGCCGAAGGCGGCCTTCAACGCCGGAGCGAGCACTTTGAACGGCAGCTTCAGCGGGCCGACAGGTTCGATGGCCACCAGCCAGGTGAACCGCGTTCCAGCACCCTCGGGCTCGACGCGGTAGTCCTCGGCGAACCTGCGGAACAGGGGAGCGTTGGCCTCGGTGGCGTGAAAGGCGTACCCCGAACCGTCGGTCCAGTCGAAGAAACGCTCGCGAACCTTGATCGGGCCGGTGCTGACTTCCCGGGTCGTGCCCGCCCCGAACGGGCGCGGGGACGTCCACGTCAGCGACGTCACCGTCTTACCCCAGGCCGCGAGCGACTCGTCGGACTGCAGCGAGTCCCAGACCTGCTCGGGGGTGGCGTCGAAGTGCTTGACGTACCGGAACACGTACGGTGCCGACGCGAAGAATCCGGCGTCGGCGGGCTTGAGGGCGAACCAGCGGGCCATGGGACGCAAGCTTGACCTAAAACGCCTCCTCGGGCAACGCCATCAGATCATCGGCTTCGATGTCGTCGACGATCCGGCGCACGGCGCTGAGCTGAGGCAGCATGTTGGCGGCGAAAAACGCGGCGGTCGCGATCTTGCCCTCGTAGAACGGGGTGTCCTGCGCGCTGTGCTCGGCTTCCAGCGCAACCTGGGCCACCTGCGCCTGCTCCAGCAGGCGCCACCCGATCAGCAGGTCACCGACGGCGAGCAGCACCCGGACGGACACCAGGCCGACCTTGTAGATCTCGGTCGGGTGTTCGGAGGCGGCCATCAGGTAGCCCGTGGCGGCCGCCATCATCGCCTGCACGTCGTCGAGGGCGGCGGCCAGCTGCATCGCCTGTGGCTTGAGTCGCGCATCGCAGGATTCGATCGTGCGCGTGATCGCGGTGGCGACGTGGGCCAACGCCTCTCCCCGGTCCCTGACAACCTTGCGGAAGAAGAAGTCCAGCGACTGGATCGCCGTGGTGCCCTCATAGAGCGAGTCGATCTTCGAGTCGCGGATGTACTGCTCGATCGGATAGTCCTGGAGGAAGCCCGAACCGCCCAGCGTCTGCAGTGATTCGGTGAGGACCTCGTAGGCTCGCTCGGAGCCCACCCCCTTGACCACGGGGAGCAGCAGGTCGTCGACGCGGTGGGCCATCGACGGATCGGCGCCCGAAACATGTTCTGCGACATCGTTGTTCTGATGGGCGGCGGCATACATGTACAGCGCGCGCAGCCCCTCGGAGTACGCCTTCTGGGTCAGCAGGCTGCGGCGGACGTCGGGGTGGTGCAGGATCGTCACCCTCGGTGCCGACTTGTCGGTCATCTGGGTCAGGTCCGAGCCCTGCACCCGGTCCTTGGCATAGGCCAACGCGTTGAGGTAGCCGGTCGACAACGTGCCTGCGGACTTGACGCCGATCGTCATCCGGGCGTGCTCGATGACGGTGAACATCTGGGCGATGCCGTTGTGGACGTCGCCCACCAGGTACCCGACCGCGGGCCTGCCGTGCGCGCCGAAGGTCAGTTCGCAGGTGGGGGAGGACTTGAGCCCCATCTTGTGCTCCAGGCCGGTGGCGAAGACCCCGTTGCGCTCGCCGAGTTCGAAGGTCTCGGGATCGAACAGGTACTTGGGGACGTAGAACAGGCTCAGCCCCTTGGTGCCCGCGCCGGCGCCCTCGGGCCGGGCCAGCACCAGGTGGAAGATGTTCTCGGCGGTGTCGCCGACGTCGCCGCCGGAGATGAATCGCTTCACGCCCTCGATATGCCAGGTGCCGTCGGGCTGGCCGATCGCCTTGGCACGTCCGGCGCCGACGTCGGATCCTGCGTCGGCCTCGGTCAGCACCATCGTCGCCGCCCACCCGCGCTCCAGGCCCTTGGCGGCCCACACCTTCTGCTGCTCGGTCCCTTCCACGGCCAGTGCGTGCGCCATCGCCGGGCCCAGCGCGTGGAAGAAAGCCACCGCCGGGTTGGCGCAGAGGATCATCTCGCCGATCGCCCAGGTCAGCGCGGCCGGTGCCGGGACCCCTCCGATCTCCTCGGCGATGCCGAGCCGCCACCACTCGGCGTCCTTGACCGCCGCCACGGTGCGCTTGATCTCGTCGGACACCGAGATGGAGTGCGTCGCGGGATCGAACACGGGGGGATTGCGGTCGGCGTCGGCGAACGAGGCGGCCACAGGACCCTCGGACAGCCGGGCCACCTCGTCGAGCATGGTGCGTGCGGTGCCGGAATCGAGGTCGCCGTATCCACCGGCGTCCAACACGGTGTCCAGGCGCAGCACCTCGAAGAGGTTGAACGCGATATCCCGGACATTGGCGATGTAGTGACCGTTACCCATGACCGCAGTGTGGCGGCCCAGCAAACACATACGCAACCGTAACCAGGGCAAACCTACGGTGACGCAACCGTAGGGAGCGAGGTCGCTGCGCTATGTGACATGCATCACATGTGGCCGGGAATCTCGGCCTGCACGGTCACCTTGGTCTCGTCGAAGCTCAGGAGCCCGGTGATGGGCCGGCTCTCGGGCATCGGATCCTCGTAGCTCCAAGCGGCATCCGCGATCGATTCGTCGCCGGCCACCACATCCCAGTAGGTGGCGTAGCCCTTGTAGTTGCAGTAACTCGACGTCGACGAACGACGCAGCACATCGGCGCGAACCGCGGCCGGGTCGACGTACAGACGGGGCCGCAGCGAGGTTTCGAACACGATCACGGTGTCGACGGTGTCCACCAGGGTGATGCCCGCGGCCGTCACGCGCAGCGCCCGCGTCGTGGTCCGGCAGTCCACCCGGTGATACGGATTGGGCGGGTAGTGCACCAGGCGTCGCCCCTCCTCGAACCACGCGTCGGCGGCCGCCCACGACACCACGACGTATCCGGGCGCTTCAGGAACCGGCGTCCCCGGCAGATCGCCCACCTCGTCGGCGGCGAACGCATAGCTCAGCGCTTCGCCCCGGCGGTGCACCATCAATGCACCTTCGGTGTCGAGCACCGTGCGACCGTCGACGACGGCCTGGATTCGCCGCGGGTGCGGCTCGATGTAGACGAGGTCACCTGCCACCGGCGGGCTGAGGCGACCCGCACGGTCACGGCCGAGGGGGCCGGTCCCCGCCACCAGGCTCATCGAAACCTCGCGGTGGCAACGGAATTCGAGCGCGTCATCGCATCCTCGGGTTGTCGTCTCCTGCATCGGAATCGTTGCGTACGAGTGTTACAAAGCGCTTGCCGATTGTCACGTCCGGGGGCGTTCCAACGGCGCGTCCCGAATTGAGATTCTGCTAACACCGCGTGTCAGATCGCCCGATAGCCGCCCCGCGATCGGCGAAGACCGCTGAAATGGGTATGACACAGACCGAATGTGTCGGCGACAGACGGGGTGGTGGCGGGTGAGGCGACTCAACGGCGTGGACGCGATGATGCTCTACAGCGAGACGCCGGAGATCCACATGCACACCCTGAAGATCGGCGTGCTCGACGTGTCGAACGTCGAGGGATACGACTTCGAGTTGTTCCGCCGGGCCGCGCTTCCCCGGTTGCACGCTCTGGCTCCACTGCGCTACCAGCTCGTCGACATTCCGTGGAAGTTCCATCACCCGATGTGGGTGCAGAACGCCGAGATCGACGTCGACTATCACATCCGCCGGGCTCGCGTCGCCCCGCCGGGAGGTCGCCGCGAACTCGACCAGCTGATCGGTGAGATCGCAGGCACCCCGCTGGACCGCAACCACCCGCTGTGGGAGATGTACATCGCAGAAGGGCTGGCGGACAATCGGATTGCGGTCATCCACAAGGTGCATCACGTACTCGCCGACGGAATGGCGTCGGCGAACCAGCTCGCGCGGGCGATTCAGCCGCACGAGCCGGAGATCGGCGGGCAGCTCGAGCAGCTGTCCACCGACTCGAAGGCACCCGGCTACCTTCTCAGGGCCGCGGGGCGCGACCACCTGAGGCAACTGCGCCGACTACCGGGCCTGATGAACGAGACCGTGACCGGCGTCTCGCGAGTGCGCAGGAAGGCCAGGGAGCGCGGGCCGAATCCGGACATCGCGCGCAACTTCGCCCCACCGCCGAGTTTCCTCAACCATGTGGTCACGCCGGGACGCCGCTTCGCGACAGCGCCGTTGGCGTTGTCGGATGTCAAAGAGACCGCCAAGCATCTCGGCGTCACGCTCAACGACATCGTGCTGGCCACCGCCGCGGGTGCGCTGCGCCGACTTGCGCTGCAGTACGACAAGAAGGCCGATGCGCCGCTGATCGCCGGGGTGCCGGTGAGCGTCAACACGTCGCGGGAGCGTCTGGTCGGCAACGAATTCACCTACATGACACCGTCGTTGCCCATACATATCGAGGACCCCCTGGAACGGGTGAAACTGACCGCGACCTCCACGGCGATCGCCAAGGAGAACCACAATCTGCTCGGCCCGACGTTGTTGCCGTCCTGGCTGACCTTCCTGCCGCCCGCGACGACGCCACGGATCTTCCGGATGCAGGCGCGCCGCGTCGAATCGGCGATGGTCATGAACCTGACGGTGTCCAACGTGCCCGGGCCGCGGGAACGCGGTTTCGTCGAGGGTGCGGTCGTCGACGAGATCTACTCGGTCGGACCGATCGTGGCAGGCAGTGGCATGAACATCACGGTGTGGAGCTATGTCGATCAGCTCTCCATCTCGGTACTTACCGACGACCGCACTCTCAAAGACCCGCACGAGGCCACCGACGCGCTGCTGACCTCCTTCGTCGAGATCCGCCAGGCCGCGGGTTTGTCCAGGGATTTGACACCCGTCGAAACGGCCATGCCGGTGGCGCAGGCACTCTAGCGATGGAACCCGTTGCTCGCCGCGGGGTTTCGTGACGTGACGAGTGCGTGGGATTCGACGGAGGGTAAACAGAGGCTTTACAGATCGGCTCTGTAGTGTCACGCTGTCTGGGGCGCCACCCGACGGCGCCGAAGGGTGGCTCGGAAGATGGCGTCGCGACGGTACAACCAGGTCGGCGAGGTTCGTGAGCTGGAACTGTGTGCGGACGGTGCGGAGCTGCCGGGCTACCGCGTCGTCGTCGCGGCTGCCTCGGTCGGCCCCATCGTCGCGGCAGCCGGAGGCTTCCTCTGTGACCGCGCGCGGGAGGGCTGGACCGTCAGCGTTCTGCTCGCCGGGTCCTGCGATGTGCGGCCGCTGGCCATCCTCGGAGTGTCCGACCACCGGGTGGTCGACGAGCGCGAGGACCTGGGATCGATCATCAGCGGGTTACCGCGAGAGACCACTGTCATGATCGGTGCGGATCTCCTCGGCGCTGACGCGCGCGCCCGTGATGGCCTGGGAGAGTTCGCGCAGTCCGCATATGGCGCGGTCAGGGTCTGGGGCCGGCCGCCGGAGGCCGAAATCGGTACCGGCCTGGAGCCGGACCCGTACGAGCTGAGCCCCGCAGCCATCGCGTTCAAGACCCACGCGCTGCGTGCGGCGGGGACTGCGGGCATGGTCGAGCCTGTGGAGGCGCTGTATCGGGTTCGCCCCGACACGTATCGCCGGTTCTATACGGTGTAGCGGCCCTACCTGGTGTCGCGGTTGCGGCTGGTGTAGACGCTGCGCGCGACGACGCCGAACAACACGAGCGCGAACCCGATCAGGAAGAGGTCCTCGACCTTGCCGGAGTGGTTGCCGTGCATCATGGCCAGAAGGAACAGCGCGGCGAGCGTTCCGCCGATCTGGAAGCCCTTGAGGCTGCCCGTCGACCAGCCCCACTCGGCCGACGGCACTTCCTCGACGTCGACACCACTGCGTCGTTCCACCTCGGTGCTTGCCACGGCTGCTCCTCCGGTCGGGCGGCATCTGTTGCGGTCATTCTGACACAGGCCTACTACGCGCCGCCGTAGAGCTTCCGGTTGCGCACTAGGCTGGCCGGTCATGACACCGCAGGAGCGCGTCGGCCTTCTCCAGGACAAGGTCGCGTTCATCACCGGCGCCGCGCGCGGGCAGGGACGCGCTCATGCGGTCCGATTCGCAGAAGAGGGCGCCGACGTCATCGCCGTCGACCTGTGCGAGCAGATTGACAGTGTGGCCTACCCGATGTCGACACCGGAGGACCTCGACGAAACCGTGCGGCTGGTGGAGAAGACCGGCCGCCGGATCGTCGCTGAGCGCGGCGACGTCCGGGACCGTGAGCGGCTCCAGCAGATCGTGGCGAAGGGGCTCGACGAGTTCGGGCACATCGACTTCGTCATCGCCAATGCCGGCATCCTGCCCGCCGCCGGTGCGCAGGGGCGCGAGATCTCCGCCTTCACCGACGCGATCGCCGTGATGCTCAGCGGCGTCTAATTCACCATCGACGCAGCGCTGCCTGCGCTGCTACGCAACCCCGACGGTGGCGCGATCGTGATCACCAGCTCGGCGGCCGGCTTCACCTCCGTCAGTACAGAATTCGGCACCATGAGTCATGGCGCTGCCGGCTACACCGCCGCCAAGCACGGCGTGATCGGCGTCATGCGGCACTTCGCCCGCTCGCTCGCCGAGAAGAACATCCGGGTCAACTCGGTGCATCCCGGCGGCGTCGCGACCCCCATGGTGCTCAACCAGGCGATGGCGGACTGGGCCGGCGAGCATCCGTCGTTCAGCACCGCGCAGCAGCCACTGCTGCAGCTGCCGATGATGGAGCCCGACGACGTCAGTGCGGCGATGATCTACCTCTGTGGCCCCGGGGGCAGGTACGTCACCGGGGTGGCGCTGCCCCTCGACGCGGGCCAGACGCTGAAGTAGTCAGAGGGCGCCGTACCGGCGCAGGGCTTCGGCGCGCTCCTGGCCGTGGTCGACGATCGGTTCCGGGTAGTCGCTCGGCCTGGTGCTCTCGAGCTTGTGCACGTCGTCGGTGTCGGCGAGCTCAGAGACCCACCGCCGGATGTAGTCACCGGACGGGTCGAATTTCTTGCCCTGCGTCGTCGGATTGAACACCCGGAAGTACGGCGCCGCGTCGGTGCCGCAGCCGGCGGCCCACTGCCAGCCGTGCTGATTGTTGGCCATGTCGCCGTCGACGAGCTGGTCGAGGAACCAGCGCGCACCCCATTGCCACGGCAGGTGCAGATCCTTGACCAGGAAGGACGCGACGATCATCCGTACCCGGTTGTGCATGAACCCGGTTTCGGCGAGTTGGCGCATGCCCGCGTCGACGATGGGAAAGCCCGTCTTGCCCGCCTTCCACGCCTCGAAGGCCTTCTCGGCCTCCGGGCCGTCGTCGACCTCGATGGCGTCGAAGGACTTGTTCCAGTTCCACCATGTGCTGTCGGGCCACTCGTGCACCACCGAGGCGTAGAAGTCGCGGAACGCCAGCTCCCTCAGGTAGGCCTGCGCTCCCTTACCCCGGCCCAGATCGGCAGCCATGGTGCGGGGATGGATGGTTCCGAACTTCAGGTGCGCCGACATCCTGCTGGTGGCCGCCAGGTCGGGGCGGTTGCGGTCATCGTCGTAACCGTCAACTCCGTCGCCGAGGAACTTCTTCCACTGCTGTCGGGCCGCCCGTTCACCCGCGGGCAGCTCCAGCTCCACGCCTGCGTCAGGGATGTCGACGACGGCGGGCCCGCCGGTCACGTCGCCGGGGTCGATCCAGCGTGCGGACTTCTTTCCGGAGTCCGCCGGCTTGCGCCACCCGTGCTTGCGCCACGCGTCATAGAACGGGGTGAACACCTTGTACGGAGTGCCGTCACCCTTGGTGACCCGGCCGGGGGACACCAGATACGGCGATCCCGTCGCGATCAGTTCGACGTCGCCCAGGGCGTCGCGCACCTCGTCGTCGCGGCGCCTGCCGAACGGCGTGTGGTCCTCCGACACATGGACCGACGTCGCGTCCACCGCCTTCACGAGCGCGGGGATGCGGGTCTTCGGGTCGCCCCGGGTGACCAGCAGCCGGCCGTCCAGGCTTTCGTGCAGGTCACGCAGCGCGTCATAAAGGTATTGCAGGCGCCGTGCCCCGGAGGAGGACTTCAACCGGGGATCGAGCACGTAACAGGCGATGACGTCCCCGTCGCTCTCGGCGGCGGCCTGCAGGGCGGGCAGATCCGCAAGCCGGAGATCACGGCGGAACCACAACACAGCGGGCATGGCCTTGATGCTGCCCCGAAACTCCGACAGAGAAACTCCGAGTCGGCGATTCTGACAAAAGGGTTAGACCTGAGCGCCCACGGGGCAGCGTTGGGAGAGCGCCGACCCGGGACGTGCTGCCAGAATGCCAGCATGACCACCGGGCTCGGCGACGACTATCCGCGG includes the following:
- a CDS encoding WS/DGAT/MGAT family O-acyltransferase, with the protein product MRRLNGVDAMMLYSETPEIHMHTLKIGVLDVSNVEGYDFELFRRAALPRLHALAPLRYQLVDIPWKFHHPMWVQNAEIDVDYHIRRARVAPPGGRRELDQLIGEIAGTPLDRNHPLWEMYIAEGLADNRIAVIHKVHHVLADGMASANQLARAIQPHEPEIGGQLEQLSTDSKAPGYLLRAAGRDHLRQLRRLPGLMNETVTGVSRVRRKARERGPNPDIARNFAPPPSFLNHVVTPGRRFATAPLALSDVKETAKHLGVTLNDIVLATAAGALRRLALQYDKKADAPLIAGVPVSVNTSRERLVGNEFTYMTPSLPIHIEDPLERVKLTATSTAIAKENHNLLGPTLLPSWLTFLPPATTPRIFRMQARRVESAMVMNLTVSNVPGPRERGFVEGAVVDEIYSVGPIVAGSGMNITVWSYVDQLSISVLTDDRTLKDPHEATDALLTSFVEIRQAAGLSRDLTPVETAMPVAQAL
- a CDS encoding SRPBCC family protein; its protein translation is MARWFALKPADAGFFASAPYVFRYVKHFDATPEQVWDSLQSDESLAAWGKTVTSLTWTSPRPFGAGTTREVSTGPIKVRERFFDWTDGSGYAFHATEANAPLFRRFAEDYRVEPEGAGTRFTWLVAIEPVGPLKLPFKVLAPALKAAFGRAAADGEKYFASR
- a CDS encoding cryptochrome/photolyase family protein, yielding MPAVLWFRRDLRLADLPALQAAAESDGDVIACYVLDPRLKSSSGARRLQYLYDALRDLHESLDGRLLVTRGDPKTRIPALVKAVDATSVHVSEDHTPFGRRRDDEVRDALGDVELIATGSPYLVSPGRVTKGDGTPYKVFTPFYDAWRKHGWRKPADSGKKSARWIDPGDVTGGPAVVDIPDAGVELELPAGERAARQQWKKFLGDGVDGYDDDRNRPDLAATSRMSAHLKFGTIHPRTMAADLGRGKGAQAYLRELAFRDFYASVVHEWPDSTWWNWNKSFDAIEVDDGPEAEKAFEAWKAGKTGFPIVDAGMRQLAETGFMHNRVRMIVASFLVKDLHLPWQWGARWFLDQLVDGDMANNQHGWQWAAGCGTDAAPYFRVFNPTTQGKKFDPSGDYIRRWVSELADTDDVHKLESTRPSDYPEPIVDHGQERAEALRRYGAL
- a CDS encoding acyl-CoA dehydrogenase is translated as MGNGHYIANVRDIAFNLFEVLRLDTVLDAGGYGDLDSGTARTMLDEVARLSEGPVAASFADADRNPPVFDPATHSISVSDEIKRTVAAVKDAEWWRLGIAEEIGGVPAPAALTWAIGEMILCANPAVAFFHALGPAMAHALAVEGTEQQKVWAAKGLERGWAATMVLTEADAGSDVGAGRAKAIGQPDGTWHIEGVKRFISGGDVGDTAENIFHLVLARPEGAGAGTKGLSLFYVPKYLFDPETFELGERNGVFATGLEHKMGLKSSPTCELTFGAHGRPAVGYLVGDVHNGIAQMFTVIEHARMTIGVKSAGTLSTGYLNALAYAKDRVQGSDLTQMTDKSAPRVTILHHPDVRRSLLTQKAYSEGLRALYMYAAAHQNNDVAEHVSGADPSMAHRVDDLLLPVVKGVGSERAYEVLTESLQTLGGSGFLQDYPIEQYIRDSKIDSLYEGTTAIQSLDFFFRKVVRDRGEALAHVATAITRTIESCDARLKPQAMQLAAALDDVQAMMAAATGYLMAASEHPTEIYKVGLVSVRVLLAVGDLLIGWRLLEQAQVAQVALEAEHSAQDTPFYEGKIATAAFFAANMLPQLSAVRRIVDDIEADDLMALPEEAF
- a CDS encoding NADP-dependent oxidoreductase; translation: MSTLTNRQILLRRRPEGLVAPGDTELVTAPAPEPAEGEALVRTTYVGMDAAVRTWLDDQPGYLPPVQLGEVIRAAGIGEVIETRCDAYAVGDIVTTLTGFQEYTIVRDDLFTTPVPGPAEQVDQLAVMSIYGPTGATAYFGMTGIGRPQPGETVVVSAAGGATGSVAGQIAKIAGARVVGIAGGADKCRAVVQDFGFDACIDYRNDDVPAALKKHCPQGVNVYFDNVGGPILDAVLGRLAHKARVVLCGVISSYLTGEHPGPANYVNLLAKTALMQGFNALDEWGRFDEAFAALRGWEEQGLLTHREHISDGIESCVDALNGLFTGANIGKTLVRLAGS
- a CDS encoding DUF427 domain-containing protein, giving the protein MSLVAGTGPLGRDRAGRLSPPVAGDLVYIEPHPRRIQAVVDGRTVLDTEGALMVHRRGEALSYAFAADEVGDLPGTPVPEAPGYVVVSWAAADAWFEEGRRLVHYPPNPYHRVDCRTTTRALRVTAAGITLVDTVDTVIVFETSLRPRLYVDPAAVRADVLRRSSTSSYCNYKGYATYWDVVAGDESIADAAWSYEDPMPESRPITGLLSFDETKVTVQAEIPGHM
- a CDS encoding DUF2631 domain-containing protein; this encodes MASTEVERRSGVDVEEVPSAEWGWSTGSLKGFQIGGTLAALFLLAMMHGNHSGKVEDLFLIGFALVLFGVVARSVYTSRNRDTR
- a CDS encoding acyl-CoA thioesterase, with the translated sequence MTGVDVSWIAQLLQFERRGDTFVTSQPGAGPGPRLFGGLIAAQSLAAAGATVEPHKLPQSLHLYFVRGGRYHVDVEVHVERTRDGRSFDTRRVTAVQEGAVILEMIASFHAPEPGPDEHPPHAPSVSLAEARAKEPDIEYADRFEIRTTADDDSVFAVPPFWIRTRAEIEDDPLTRACTLTFMSDFGPVPVARPSGVPLDPDTGYAASLDHSVWFHRPFVPHDWHRYEVHPLNVGDSRGLVHGSLYDAGGALIATTTQEALWRV